One genomic segment of Chloroflexota bacterium includes these proteins:
- a CDS encoding glycosyltransferase family 39 protein, which yields MSSRGWAALLALSMGSYVLLPGHPLALSRGLPLDWLGVSLLAALGCLLFAFGLPTGGLARVESVNRLLRTIAAAALVLLALKLLLWVSAPEYGLAASYYPRARLSGAPERSTQHPTAAYTRLERSPGAEGFQLHFFNDVERFNYYEAPDPDRLSLPFAVRYDGYLHVPAGGPRGDDQSPRGVPFELSARGVAILSVDGSPALTVGGRDAIATDQAALTLAPGPHPIRLDFLHQGGNAPSLRLAADLGQGIHPLAAPSLTVQPIRPDVLTRDRAAGSIAVILDALTIVGLAAATLVTVVRRVRLVRYESHAWPVLVERPLLALVMLVATVYALVTTAPLAGRATILEGGQDWLTYESYARDILLNGPLMTLGEPLGKGKPFFFQPFYPYYLAGLHWLTGEGLWGPIVLQLAGLGVAAVVIYALGKRLFGAVAGVAALGLFLVLGLTQLDWIARKLLSENLYFVVLPAALLMLARAVDERSLRDLAWAGLLFGVAAITRAPTLLFMPGAALILVLAWRRSGVPLRRVAAGFMVLALCTTVVAALVPIRNLIVSGKPALVASNGGATLLLAHQPTEKVRLSGIDRDPLYNRLGLDRATREVVEFARQDPVGYIWTLVPLGLYSVGVSGAVEDNRAVAPDVLGITALYVLAVVCLPAARTLRTWPLHLFIVIHFGIMMTFLPYVYGYRQVLPMQVLMLAFDGALIAQVVRFVGERRRRQATHQPVMEQRPA from the coding sequence GTGTCGTCTCGGGGCTGGGCGGCGCTGCTGGCGCTGTCCATGGGCAGCTACGTGTTGTTGCCAGGGCATCCGTTGGCGTTGTCGCGGGGCCTCCCGCTGGACTGGCTCGGCGTGTCGCTGCTGGCGGCGCTGGGCTGCCTGCTGTTCGCGTTCGGGCTGCCCACCGGCGGGCTGGCCCGCGTGGAGTCGGTGAACCGGCTGCTGCGGACGATCGCGGCGGCGGCGCTCGTGCTGCTGGCGCTGAAGCTGCTGCTCTGGGTGAGCGCACCCGAGTACGGGCTGGCGGCCTCCTACTACCCGCGCGCCCGTCTCAGCGGCGCTCCCGAGCGCTCCACGCAGCACCCCACGGCCGCCTACACCCGTCTGGAACGCAGCCCGGGCGCGGAGGGCTTCCAGCTCCACTTCTTCAACGACGTGGAGCGCTTCAACTACTACGAAGCGCCAGATCCCGACCGCCTGTCGCTGCCGTTCGCCGTACGCTACGACGGCTACCTACACGTCCCGGCTGGCGGTCCGCGCGGCGACGATCAATCGCCCCGCGGTGTGCCGTTCGAACTGTCGGCGCGCGGCGTCGCGATCCTCTCGGTGGACGGCTCGCCCGCGCTCACGGTCGGCGGGCGGGACGCCATCGCCACGGATCAGGCTGCGCTGACGCTCGCGCCGGGGCCGCACCCGATCCGCCTGGACTTCCTGCACCAGGGCGGCAACGCACCGTCCTTACGGCTTGCCGCCGATCTGGGACAGGGCATCCACCCGCTGGCCGCGCCGAGCCTGACCGTTCAGCCGATCCGGCCCGACGTGCTGACGCGCGACCGGGCGGCCGGGTCCATCGCGGTCATTCTGGACGCGCTGACGATCGTCGGGCTGGCGGCCGCTACGCTGGTGACGGTGGTGCGGCGGGTTCGGCTCGTTCGGTACGAGTCGCACGCGTGGCCTGTCCTGGTCGAGCGTCCGTTGCTGGCGCTGGTCATGCTTGTGGCGACGGTCTACGCGCTCGTGACCACCGCGCCGCTGGCTGGCCGCGCCACGATCCTCGAAGGCGGCCAGGACTGGCTGACCTACGAGTCGTATGCGCGGGACATCCTGCTCAACGGCCCGCTGATGACCCTTGGCGAGCCGCTCGGCAAGGGGAAGCCGTTCTTCTTCCAGCCGTTCTACCCGTACTACCTGGCGGGGCTGCACTGGCTGACCGGCGAGGGGCTGTGGGGACCAATCGTTCTGCAGCTTGCGGGTCTGGGTGTCGCGGCCGTCGTCATCTATGCACTGGGGAAGCGGCTGTTTGGCGCGGTGGCTGGCGTCGCCGCCCTCGGGCTGTTCCTGGTGCTTGGGTTGACCCAGCTTGACTGGATCGCCCGCAAGCTGCTCTCCGAGAACCTCTACTTTGTGGTGCTGCCGGCGGCCCTGCTGATGCTGGCGCGTGCCGTCGACGAGCGCAGTCTGCGGGATCTGGCCTGGGCCGGACTCCTCTTCGGGGTGGCGGCGATCACGCGCGCGCCGACGCTGCTCTTCATGCCGGGCGCAGCCCTCATCCTGGTGCTGGCGTGGCGGCGGTCCGGCGTGCCGCTGCGCCGTGTCGCCGCCGGCTTCATGGTGCTGGCGCTCTGCACGACGGTCGTGGCGGCGCTGGTGCCGATCCGCAACCTCATCGTCTCGGGCAAGCCGGCGCTGGTCGCGTCGAACGGCGGGGCGACGCTGTTGCTGGCCCACCAGCCCACCGAAAAGGTCCGCCTGAGCGGCATCGACCGCGATCCGCTCTACAACCGCCTCGGGCTGGACCGCGCGACCCGCGAGGTGGTGGAGTTCGCGCGGCAGGATCCGGTCGGCTACATCTGGACGCTGGTGCCGCTCGGGTTGTACTCGGTCGGCGTCTCCGGGGCGGTCGAGGACAACCGGGCCGTCGCGCCCGACGTCCTGGGCATCACGGCGCTCTACGTCCTGGCCGTCGTCTGCCTACCGGCTGCGCGGACGCTCCGCACCTGGCCGCTGCACCTGTTCATCGTGATCCACTTCGGCATCATGATGACGTTCCTGCCGTACGTCTACGGCTACCGGCAGGTCTTGCCGATGCAGGTGCTGATGCTCGCCTTCGACGGCGCGCTCATCGCCCAGGTCGTCCGGTTCGTCGGGGAGCGCCGGCGCCGACAGGCCACGCACCAGCCAGTGATGGAGCAGCGTCCCGCCTGA
- a CDS encoding VanZ family protein encodes MLGRVARIVWIWLPPLVWMAAILWMSGRSDLPVRTNPQTGETIKTTFTLAKLAHVFEYSVLALLLLRAGLSRAGGLGLRLVPAIVATVAWAGLFGGLDELWQSLTPNREPRLTDVALDTASALAACLAVALWRRSRADKIPHPSPRSVGLRREAAP; translated from the coding sequence ATGCTCGGGCGTGTGGCGCGCATCGTCTGGATCTGGCTGCCGCCGCTGGTCTGGATGGCGGCCATCCTCTGGATGTCCGGGCGCTCCGACCTGCCCGTGCGGACCAATCCCCAGACGGGCGAGACGATCAAGACCACCTTCACACTGGCGAAGCTGGCGCACGTCTTCGAGTACAGCGTGCTGGCCCTGCTGCTGCTGCGGGCCGGCCTGTCCCGCGCTGGCGGGCTCGGCCTGCGGCTTGTCCCCGCCATCGTGGCGACGGTCGCCTGGGCCGGCCTCTTCGGCGGCCTGGACGAGCTGTGGCAGTCGCTGACGCCCAACCGCGAGCCGCGCCTGACCGACGTGGCCCTGGACACCGCCTCGGCACTCGCCGCCTGCCTCGCGGTCGCCCTGTGGCGGCGCAGCCGTGCGGACAAGATTCCCCATCCGAGTCCGCGCAGCGTCGGGCTGCGCCGCGAGGCCGCGCCGTGA
- a CDS encoding GDP-mannose 4,6-dehydratase produces the protein MKILVTGGAGFIGSHLVDELLARGHEVHVVDALTTSARDNLSHLDGNPNLKVTIDSVLNESMMDEAIREADLVFHLAAALGVKFILEHPLWSLQTNIRGTDVVLTAADRHRKPVLIASTSEVYGKNDSGPLKEDDDRIMGSSQLSRWFYATAKAADEALAAAYWQEKRLPTICVRFFNTIGPRQTGRYGMVVPRFIRQALRNEPVTVYGDGQQTRCFTYVGDVVKSVIALTETDKAWGDVYNVGRNAEISIYDLASRVIELTSSRSEIVLVPYTEAYSEGFEDMRRRVPDVSKLRSTIGYTPDTVLDEALRRIIEAHPASGVASAS, from the coding sequence ATGAAGATCCTGGTCACTGGCGGGGCCGGCTTCATCGGCTCGCACCTCGTGGACGAGCTGCTGGCGCGCGGCCATGAAGTCCACGTCGTCGACGCGCTGACGACCAGCGCCCGCGACAACCTCTCGCACCTGGACGGCAACCCCAACCTGAAGGTCACCATCGACTCGGTCCTGAACGAGTCGATGATGGACGAGGCGATCCGCGAGGCCGACCTCGTCTTCCACCTGGCGGCGGCGCTGGGTGTGAAGTTCATCCTGGAGCACCCGCTCTGGTCGCTCCAGACCAACATCCGGGGCACCGACGTGGTCTTGACGGCGGCGGATCGGCACCGAAAGCCGGTCTTGATCGCGTCCACGTCCGAGGTCTACGGCAAGAACGACTCCGGCCCGCTCAAGGAAGACGACGACCGCATCATGGGCTCCAGTCAGTTGAGCCGCTGGTTCTACGCCACCGCCAAGGCCGCCGACGAGGCGCTGGCGGCGGCCTACTGGCAGGAGAAGAGGCTGCCCACGATCTGCGTACGCTTCTTCAATACCATCGGGCCGCGCCAGACCGGCCGCTACGGCATGGTGGTGCCGCGATTCATCCGGCAGGCCCTCCGCAACGAGCCGGTCACGGTCTACGGCGACGGCCAGCAGACGCGCTGCTTCACCTACGTCGGCGATGTGGTCAAGTCCGTCATCGCGCTGACTGAGACCGACAAGGCCTGGGGCGACGTCTACAACGTGGGCCGGAACGCCGAGATCTCGATCTACGACCTCGCCAGCCGGGTGATCGAGCTGACCAGCAGCCGGTCCGAGATCGTGCTGGTGCCGTACACCGAGGCGTACAGCGAGGGCTTCGAGGACATGCGGCGGCGGGTGCCCGACGTGAGCAAGCTGCGGTCCACCATCGGGTACACGCCGGACACCGTCCTGGACGAGGCGTTGCGGCGCATCATCGAGGCGCACCCGGCCAGCGGCGTGGCCTCGGCAAGCTGA
- a CDS encoding glycosyltransferase — MPEKLRVLRAITRLNIGGPAIHTILLTRGLQNDRFASVLVTGLEGPREGSMRDLAAKHGVQPHYLNELGREVSPLNDLKALLAMYRLIRRNRPHIVHTHMAKAGTAGRLAAKLARAPIIVHTFHGHTFHSYWGPVKSAVFLQIERSLGAMTDRIIAITDAQKADIAKYGVAPLSRITTIPLGLEIEEMLDAERHTGNLRRDLGIAADRKLVGIVARLVPIKAHEVFLEAAVAIRAAQPNTTFLIIGDGERRAELESMAQRLGVSDVTRFVGWRADMRDVYADLDVVTLCSNNEGSPVALIEALAAARPVVSTRVGGVPNVVHDGENGLLVPPRDAAAFADAVVALLRDPARGALLGQAGRAEVYPKHSSGRLVQDIERLYLELAREKGLAA, encoded by the coding sequence ATGCCGGAAAAGCTGCGGGTCCTACGGGCCATCACCCGTCTCAACATCGGTGGCCCGGCGATCCACACGATCCTGCTGACACGGGGTCTTCAGAACGACCGTTTCGCATCCGTCCTGGTGACCGGCCTTGAAGGGCCGCGCGAGGGTTCGATGCGTGACCTTGCGGCAAAGCATGGCGTCCAGCCGCACTACCTCAACGAGCTGGGCCGTGAGGTCAGTCCGCTGAACGACCTGAAAGCTCTCCTGGCGATGTACCGCCTGATCCGTCGGAATCGGCCGCACATCGTCCACACGCACATGGCGAAGGCCGGCACGGCCGGGCGGCTGGCGGCGAAGCTGGCACGGGCACCGATCATCGTGCACACCTTTCACGGCCACACCTTTCACAGCTACTGGGGGCCGGTCAAGTCGGCGGTCTTCCTGCAGATCGAGCGGTCGCTCGGCGCGATGACCGACCGGATCATTGCCATCACCGACGCTCAGAAGGCCGACATCGCGAAGTACGGCGTTGCGCCGCTCAGCAGGATCACCACCATCCCGCTCGGGCTGGAGATCGAGGAGATGCTCGACGCCGAGCGGCACACCGGCAACCTCCGGCGCGACCTTGGCATCGCGGCAGATCGGAAGCTCGTCGGCATCGTGGCGCGGCTGGTCCCGATCAAGGCCCACGAGGTGTTTCTTGAGGCAGCTGTGGCGATCCGGGCCGCCCAGCCGAATACCACGTTCCTTATCATAGGAGACGGTGAGCGGCGGGCTGAGCTGGAGTCGATGGCTCAGCGGCTCGGTGTTTCGGACGTGACGCGCTTTGTGGGCTGGCGGGCCGATATGCGCGATGTCTACGCCGATCTGGACGTGGTGACACTCTGCTCCAACAACGAAGGGTCGCCGGTGGCACTCATTGAGGCGCTGGCTGCAGCGCGCCCGGTCGTCTCGACCCGCGTCGGCGGCGTGCCGAACGTCGTCCACGACGGCGAGAACGGGTTGCTGGTGCCCCCGCGCGACGCGGCAGCGTTCGCAGACGCGGTCGTGGCCCTCTTGAGAGATCCCGCACGCGGCGCCCTGCTCGGGCAGGCTGGCCGGGCCGAGGTTTACCCGAAGCACTCGTCGGGGCGGTTGGTGCAAGATATCGAGCGGCTGTACCTCGAGCTGGCACGAGAGAAAGGCCTGGCCGCGTGA
- a CDS encoding carboxymuconolactone decarboxylase family protein, translating to MADEPNVFEQFEQWYANCRDNDVLDHKTKALIGIAVVLVGNCEPCTQRRITGAKRAGATDAEIEAALAWTMAIRAGMVQSLFRRAEQHNH from the coding sequence ATGGCCGACGAGCCAAACGTCTTCGAGCAGTTCGAGCAGTGGTACGCCAACTGCCGCGACAACGACGTTCTCGATCACAAGACCAAGGCGCTGATCGGCATCGCCGTGGTGCTGGTCGGCAACTGCGAGCCTTGCACGCAGCGCCGCATCACCGGGGCCAAACGGGCCGGCGCCACTGACGCCGAGATTGAGGCCGCGCTCGCCTGGACGATGGCGATCCGGGCCGGGATGGTCCAGTCGCTGTTCCGGCGGGCCGAGCAGCACAACCACTGA
- a CDS encoding nucleotidyltransferase domain-containing protein → MQGSLIPGFPESFPLDEIVRQLRAVRGVVAIVLGGSWAAGRARADSDVDLGIYYRPSTPLDIPAVRQVAAAFNDTQNPVVTEPGQWGRWVNGGAWLTVGGRRADFLYRDLDLVSRTIDECIAGQSRADFWQQPPYGFHSQIYCAETRACVPLHDPEAVIPPLKAKVAVYPTGLKRRQINSFVWGSEFTLRAGTKSVKSGEAYIVTGFLVRCVMEMVQALYALNETFFMNDKYVYREIAEFTIVPASFLARVDQIVSGGISPEQLAARYDAAVVLQRELRALAGDQYTPRF, encoded by the coding sequence ATGCAGGGCAGCCTGATCCCAGGGTTTCCAGAGTCCTTCCCGCTCGACGAAATCGTCAGGCAACTGCGGGCGGTCCGAGGCGTCGTTGCGATCGTGCTCGGCGGCTCCTGGGCGGCCGGACGCGCCCGGGCAGACTCCGACGTGGACCTTGGCATCTACTACCGTCCGAGCACGCCGCTCGACATCCCGGCCGTCCGCCAGGTCGCGGCGGCGTTCAACGACACCCAGAACCCCGTGGTTACTGAACCGGGCCAGTGGGGGCGGTGGGTCAACGGCGGCGCGTGGCTCACCGTCGGCGGGCGACGGGCCGATTTCCTGTACCGCGACCTGGATCTGGTGAGTCGGACCATCGACGAGTGCATCGCCGGCCAGTCACGGGCCGACTTCTGGCAGCAGCCGCCCTACGGCTTCCACAGCCAGATCTACTGCGCCGAGACTCGCGCCTGCGTGCCGCTCCACGACCCAGAGGCCGTGATTCCGCCACTCAAGGCGAAGGTGGCGGTCTACCCGACCGGTCTGAAGCGGCGGCAGATCAACAGCTTTGTCTGGGGCAGCGAGTTCACGCTGAGGGCCGGCACGAAGTCCGTCAAGAGCGGCGAGGCCTACATCGTGACCGGCTTCCTGGTCCGCTGCGTCATGGAGATGGTGCAGGCGCTCTACGCTCTCAACGAGACGTTCTTCATGAACGACAAGTACGTCTACCGCGAGATCGCCGAGTTCACGATCGTGCCGGCCAGCTTTCTGGCGCGGGTGGACCAGATCGTGAGCGGTGGCATCAGCCCCGAGCAGCTGGCAGCACGCTATGACGCCGCGGTCGTGCTCCAACGGGAGCTACGGGCGCTTGCCGGCGACCAGTACACACCGCGCTTCTGA